In Melanotaenia boesemani isolate fMelBoe1 chromosome 18, fMelBoe1.pri, whole genome shotgun sequence, the following proteins share a genomic window:
- the LOC121629268 gene encoding uncharacterized protein LOC121629268, whose product MPRKKNFRISEAAKRRAANRLTLDVSPQLPMDRCAPRGTGHRHKVKRWEVSVFTGRQHKLVLPSESHGKKVVFAIGDSHLRSLADGIVRLPEGRLAWGFMSTPGASATELRTEVLHAEVPQDPDLVCILAPSNDLTAKHTIGRAAADFERYLGTVCSRWPKVCVLDFPPRLTVEDSLQELYRQEFHRVAARMAVKYFHIADHFPRQCLNLWNRDGVHLSDDVGMEIFAQLLWTVAYTQLETVPPAPPVCRPSPPSRFTPRVVVKGEVRVRHSPGPEEWTVVGPSGKSSGGCSAVQREPAGIPLNPVLFSSEMLEEMEKVSPSNLTSPADFAGVSPPKTLRVKHHSKRTGRVSRFWK is encoded by the exons ATGCCGAGAAAGAAGAACTTCAGGATTTCGGAGGCGGCTAAGAGGAGGGCTGCCAACAGACTGACCCTTGATGTTTCTCCTCAGCTCCCCATGGACCGCTGTGCAC CGCGTGGCACTGGGCACCGGCACAAGGTGAAGAGGTGGGAGGTGTCGGTGTTCACGGGGCGGCAGCACAAGTTGGTTCTTCCGTCGGAGTCCCACGGCAAAAAG GTGGTTTTTGCTATTGGTGACTCCCATCTTCGAAGCCTTGCAG atGGCATCGTGCGGTTGCCTGAGGGTCGTCTGGCGTGGGGGTTCATGTCAACGCCGGGGGCAAGCGCCACCGAGTTGAGAACTGAGGTGCTTCATGCTGAGGTGCCTCAGGATCCCGACTTGGTGTGCATCTTGGCTCCGAGCAATGACTTGACCGCCAAGCACACCATCGGTCGTGCGGCTGCAGACTTCGAGCGGTACCTGGGCACCGTCTGCAGTCGCTGGCCgaaggtgtgtgtgctggactTTCCTCCGAGGTTGACCGTTGAGGACTCCCTGCAAGAGCTCTACCGCCAGGAGTTCCACCGTGTGGCAGCCCGCATGG ctGTGAAGTACTTCCACATCGCGGACCACTTCCCCCGGCAGTGTCTCAACCTGTGGAATCGCGATGGT GTCCACCTGAGTGATGACGTCGGCATGGAGATCTTCGCCCAGCTGCTGTGGACGGTTGCTTACACG CAACTGGAGACCGTGCCGCCAGCCCCGCCGGTGTGTCGTCCATCCCCACCTTCTCGCTTCACTCCCCGTGTGGTTGTGAAGGGAGAGGTGAGGGTGCGTCACAGCCCTGGCCCCGAGGAGTGGACTGTCGTTGGTCCGAGCGGCAAG tcctCTGGAGGATGCAGTGCAGTTCAGCGGGAG ccgGCTGGCATCCCCCTGAATCCTGTGCTGTTCAGCAGTGAGAtgttggaggagatggagaaggtTTCTCCATCAAATCTGACATCTCCTGCTGACTTTGCTGGTGTTTCACCGCCAAAG ACGCTGCGTGTGAAACACCACTCCAAGAGGACTGGAAGGGTAAGTAGattttggaaataa